The genomic interval TTATATCCTTCAAGATTTACTCCTAAATTATTTAACACACAAGAACATTACTCATGTTGATCTAACCTACACATGCTTGTTGCCTTAAGCTAGTGACACTAACATTCTCTTGACATGCTTGACTCCCTATATGCCTGGATACAGTCTTTTATTGTCACTTACATTCTGACAAATAAGTGatcttcctttttgtttttttgggtttgTAAAATAAGAGAATTGATTACTTATTCACCCGTGACATTCCAAATCAAAGTGGAAGCATATTGTTTATTTTGCTAAGTGTAAACCATATTTTGGCTAGGAATGCTTATTGTCTATTCTGTGGATGAAGGGGCAAGCATGATTGTGGTCAGGATTGTCCATCCTCATGTGGATAACAAGATcaggaaaattttcaaaattcatgTAGATAACAAGATGGTCTAAATTCATGTCAGTCACTTGTGTTGAGttctattatattattgtttagtTTCACATGCTAAAGTTAGTGAACAAGCATGCActgtttcttttcatttacaatttttaaaaaacatttattggCAAGCCAAATGGAAGGTCAGACTTGGGAATCATGTCTGCTATTACTCTATTTCTTGTTTTGACATATGCTGCAAAACTGATCTCCCCCGTAATGTATATCTCAGAAGAGAGTTGTTTACTTTTCATGTGAAGAGTACTTTTTAATATGTGGCAACAGATCAATTTCTGAGTGCCGATGATGTTATTGTTAAATTGATCTGTCTTGTAAAGCCATTTGTTGCTGGgtgattattttgattatttgtaGCTGTCTGTTCTTGAGAATTATTTAATCTGTCCTGTGCATGGAGGTTCTGGAATCTTCTCCTTTTCGAAGTAGCAAGTTTTGTTATGTCAAAACTCATGAATATTCCAGCTTGGTTTGACTGTGTAATCCGTCAATGGGAGAGATTGGGCTTTTTGACTGATACACAGATGCATTAGATGATTCAAAATTTATCTCCCAGTGCTCTACCTGAATATGATCAATTGTTTGGTTAAACACAATATGGAGAATGTATCACTGATTTGATTTGGTACTGCATCTTCAAATATGTGACTTAGGTCCATTATGACTTGCTTTAAAGTTTAAACAATCATGCATTCCTTGTGTTATctcatatagatatatatatacatatattatcttATGGTCTTGTGCATCGAAGCATGTTGTTCCCTCTTTCCTCTCAAAGAATATTTAATAgcgataatatttttttatgttgctGTGACATCAATAGGTAACAGCGACTTTATCACTTGCGGCTGCATGCTCTTCAGCTGGAGTTGCAGTTCTATTTGATAGAGATGTGGACTACTGCAGAGCATATATTCAACATGCATGTCATAAGTATGAAATCTCAATAGCGTTTGCTTTCATCACGTGGCTTTTGAGCGCAATATCTTCTCTAGTAATGCTCTGGCTTCTTGCGTCAGTTTGacaatttgtgatttttttctgtttatttGTAAGATTGTTTAGCACACACAGGAACAAATTTACACCATGAATGGAAgtgttgttattgtcaatgAGCAGGTGACTATTTACATGCTGAGCTGCTGTGATGTTGGAAAAATTAAGATCATCCAAGAGAAATATTATATGCTATTTTATTAAGACTGTAGCTGGAATTATCTCAGCAAATTAATGAATTTGGAGATAAAAGTACCACATTCTGTTTCTAATAAATCCACACATCAAAAATCTCAACTTTATCATAACAAAACACCAAATCCTGAACATcaaccaaataatataaaaagaaacctAGATACAATAAGACAAATTCATAAATTTCTCACCTTCATTAAAACCATAAGAGCAACAATTTCGCAAACAAAAAAGCAAGCTAAAAACACAAAGCCCTAAAATTTCCCAAATCAGAAGACAAATCTCAACCACATGTGGCCTTTCCTCGCGTTGAAAGATGTTGGTGGCCTCTCAGCCATGAGGAGGCAgtggctgctgctgctgctgtgcCTGCGGAGCCTGTTGGGCCTGCTGAATCTGGGCCAACTGGGCTTGTATAGCTTGCAGAGCCTGCACCCTCTGGGTCAGTTGGGCCAGCGTCTGCGGTGCCTGCTGTTGGGCCTGTTGAATCTACGGTGCCTTCTGTTTGGCCTGCTGAATCTGGGCCAACTGGGCTTGCAGAGCTTTCAGAGCCTGCACCCGCTGGGTCAGTTGGGCCAGCGACTGCGGTGCCTGCTGTTGGGCCAGCTGAGTTTGTGGTGCCTAGCGTGCCTGCAGCTTCGTTtcctttaaatataaaaaacataataataattaaatatctttctcatgaaaaaaatttaagaattggaaaaaaaaaaaaaaacaaaaaaacaaacatttggTGTCAAAAAGGAGCCTGACATTACGCATCATTATATATTCTAGTCTCTATTTACTTATTGCTTGAATATATTTTAGTCTCTGTTTAATTCTTACTTGAAGCCTACATGTATGTTATATGTGCAATCAGTATTATATTTTGCAGATTGTATGTTGAACTTGTAGACTACTACATATTAAGAAGCAAATGTAACTAGACTTTCCTTATATATGGAATCTTGGACTTAATTGACAATtgtacatgcatgcataccAAAAGAATAAATGCTTTTCGAGCTTATTCTTATTGAAAcaagacaataataataatactactactaaaaataataactaacaataataaaattctaaacttaAACATAAAATGGTGCAACTTAATTCTTATTTCCTTGCTTTAAGTCGCCACTTGCATCCATAGAAACACACGTatatatcaaaaaatatttattaatcggatacataataaaattggcaagtatatttatatatatatagagagagaggaaaTTAAATTAAGAGGAGAAATTGAGTAGTGATTGATGGTTATGATCACATGGATGATGATGGAGGCTGATCACCGGATTTTCTTTTGCCTTCTATAATGCTGAGGTTTGCATTGACAAATAGTGCAACACCTACTACTCGAAATTTAACGTCGGTCGTGAGATTTTTTGGATCCATCAAAGCCCCCTACAACCCTAAAACTGCTAAGCATGAGAATAAACTCAGAATAATCTGGGAGGGCCAATCCCGATCAGCGTACGTACTTGTAGAATAATAGGTAAACTATTATGATGCCTTCAATTGTAACCGCGGCAAAGAATGTTAATAAATCTAATGGATTAAGGTCTTTTGGGAAATGGAAGAAAAAGTTAACCAGCACCGCAATTGCCACGAAGCACAACCACAcgataatgataaaaatgattTCACATTTGTCGCAACCCCTCTTCATTGAGAATTTGGAATATATAACCCTTAGCTAGCTCGTTAAGTTCACTCTTCACCTTTTGATTTCGATGCgaccatttatatatatttttataattaataatcaattaaattttttaaaattataattatgtggatAGGTTATCAtagaataataatgaataaaataaaaggtttttatattatttttgttagcaaaaaataataaaaacaaaaattatgagGCTATAGAAAATTGAAGGGGCCATATAATAAGTGttatagtaaaaaaaagttaaaaatttcaaagtaaTTATATGGATAGTATTATaggataatagtaaaaaaagGAAAGCGAAGCCCCCGAAAATTGAGAAGACCTATGAGTCCAAATTTGTTGTGCTTTGATAGTATCATagtgttatagtttaaaaaaagttaaaaattttaaaatgaattatagGATAGATGAATTGTGAGACCTGAAAATTTGTAACGACTCAGTTATAATGCTACATTTGTTACGTattgatattgaaaaataaatttttttatgataattatatggatatgaTAGAAgatgatagtaaataaaaatttaaatataaatttattgttggatatttgttaaatatttttttattatttgttatgaaaattgttgtgaaaaaatatgagatatttgttgtgttaactgttatgaaaattttgattattcattagattatttgttgaataattattatatttaataattgatttagatgttaatttgtttaaatgattttttgttaattgcattatttgttaatttaatgcttaattaatatataaatattttgttaattacttggaaaatgtcaaatatttatttcttaatattaaaatagtttatattttttttattagaaaatggAATCTGtacaaaattattttgtgtATCGGTGAAAAATGCATTATCTCTTTGAATTATAAATTCTAgaaatttatgaatattattttgttatatttattaattaaaaaaaaagaaaaatgtgtttgtgtatatattgcttttgtgattattacaatttttttttagcatatcaacattttgaatttgtattttaacACAATAACATAGATTATTTATATTAGAAGCTACGTTTTTGGATTTAGAcaatttgtacaaaataatGAACTATAGATGTTTGCAtagtataaaataataacaatattaataatatagattattatttttaagtcattttttttaaaaggtggataaaccacaatacATTAATAAAAAGGAAGATACAGAGTTCTACTACCACTAGGTGTGATGAGTAGCAACAACAAAAGTACAACAAAAGAGGGTGCACAAGCCCCTAAAGAGAGACAGAAAAGAAACTAGCCAGAGTCAGGATCACGTGTCTCCTCTGAAGACCGAGACATCTCAAAGTCCTTCACCCGAGGGCCGAGAAACTCCAAACTGCGTCTGACCGTTCTGATATCCTCCTCCAGCTTTGCTATAGGTCCTTCTGCAATAGCAGAGCACCAAGAGACAATCATTCGATCAATTTTCACAATTAGACACTGAGCATGCAAAAAAATGGCATTGAAAATACAATCATTCAACTATCCAGATGTTCCAAACAATTTCCTTCGCAACTAAGTCCACAAAAGGCCCTTTTCTCAGGATGTAAGCAAGTTCCTTCAACGACCCCATAGATCCCTTAGAAAAAACGGTAAATGAGATAAATTAAGTAATCGGAAGAAGTACTCCCAAACTTGTTTAGCGACAGAGAAGTGGATGATTTTGAGTCACGCTTTAGCCATACCAGCACACATACATTTATACaaattagaaattatttaaaggatataaaaataattttatatgatttctctttcttacttttttatttattcccaCTTTTTATTCCTTCTAACCAAACACTATCTTCATTCTTATCCCTATACTTTTATTCCCATCCCCAATCCCCATCCACCactctcattttcattttcatgctTATTCCGTGAACCAAACGGAGGGTTAGTACTTCACTAGGGAACcaggaaaaagtaaaaaaggaaaagaaagggtGGCTGTATTAGGTCCCTATTCGCTGACTGACATAGGCATGAGGATAATTACTTCTACCAATACAATGCAAGtagtttgagatttttttttctgttcatTGTTGTGTATCTGGATTGGCTTGTTCTTTGTGGTCACCTGATTGTTATACTGTTAAATCAGATGTCTTTGAAATATGAAGATGATCGCTCTGTTTGTTTTTGTGAAAATAAAGAGCCAGgagctaattttattaaaaagtcagaaaaagagaaataacaagtacaaaaacaacaaaagaaccaCGACTAATAAAAAACACAGAGAGCTAGAAAACTAGTAGgaacaaattaaaatacaaaacaagAATCAGAAAAACTTCTCATGAGCCATTGAGGAAGGTCACGGCCGGAGTGAAAAAGCGTCAACTCATGATGGTTATACCCGAAAACAGCAAgcttggaggcaaatctcaacCAATGTGTGGGTATAATATGAATACGAGGACTATTGGCATCAATGAGCAAACGGTTAAGGCTGGAAATCCAAGATTGAAGATGCCAAGAGCAAACAGTATCATTCATATGCAGCAGGGAAGGAATATGAGGATCGCCAATGAAGATATTCTGAATCCGCAGGGATTGAGCCAAAACGATTTGCAATGCAGAAATAAGGCTTTGGAATTCCGCAACAATCTGGACATCAGCAGTAGAAACTGGAAACCTGCAATAGAAACAGTgtaattagaagaagaaataaagaagccCCCACTGCTTACATGATTGAGGCCAGTACTCCGTATAGAAGCTGAGAACAGGAAGAGACCATCAGTATTAGAGAAATTACTGAGAAGCATGTGCCTGCAGGAAAGATGCTTGTTAGCACAGTTAATGACAGTTAATGCCCTTAGAGCAATGTTGGAAAAATTCGGCTTGACATTATGAAAAATCGCATCATAGCTGGTTTTCAAGATGATCACCCTGTCGTTGGGAAGGACATTTGTAGAAGAGTTACTGACAAGCTGCATCAGACCTATGACACTGAGTTGCGAAACAAACATTTTGCCTATGATGGGATGAACAACCTCTTTACCATGGGCCCATCTGCCTCATGTGAACAATCATTTCAATGTTGTGGATTGTGTGGTATTCTCCATTTTACAAGCTGGCTGTTCTACTTGTTTTCTATGTGGACAAGGTTTTTTCTCATTCAGTAAATGTTTATGCTGTACAGGAATGATGCCAATGCAATCCCAGGTCCAGGTGGTGATGATAAGCCAAGGGAAGATGATTGTAACCCAATTACTCAACCATATCATATTAAGATCTTGAAAACGTTGAGCTGCGTTTTGCCGCCATAATTCCACTGCAATCTCTTGTCCCAGCTCTGCTGGGCCAGGAAAGTGAAAACTCCCGGTATGCTTTTAGAGTTCTGAACATTATTATTAAAGGACATTCCACCGAGCCaacgaccaaatggtctattgaTATACGGATCACCGATAAAGTTTTTCACGAGTGGTGAgtgttcgattctcggctgagggcacatttttgGGAGATGTGAACGGTGGTTGTGTGTAGGTGGTCTCAATGCCTATGTGTGCGTGGGCCCCGCCCCTACTTGCTTTACCGAGAGGCACACCCCTGACGATTTAACATGGCTTTAGGGCTATTTGTTCTTCTTGTAGGAAATTCCACCAAGAGAGGTAGGTTGCTAATGCGTTCTTTTGCATGTCATTGATCTGTAACCTAAATATATTGGATTGTCGTATCACATGaactttaatttattcattcacttatttatttgtttaatctGCAGGGGTTGCCTTCTTGTGTGGCAAAAAAATTTCCAGAATAATCCCGCAAATTTTGCTTATTTGGGAGGTGGAGTGTTGGGATGCATGGCTTCGTCCATTCCCGCTTTCAAGCCACACAAGGTGGTCTCTCATTGAAAATTGGTATGCAGTGCTGacacaaatttgaaaatttaattttgattattagaTTTGCTGAATGCTAATGAAGGTAAatttagaaaacaaaattttcatttacttaaAATTCTCTCCAGCACTACACTTGACTTGAATTTGCAAAGAGTTTATGAGTTATAGTCCTCATAGAATTAGCCTTCTGAattttcattattatcattAGTAATGGAACTttaaatggattaaaaaaacataaactctgTAATTATTGTGGATTAGCAAAGCTTGAAAGGATTTGATTGTATCTTATCCCATCACTGATTTAAGCTAAAATAGGATCTCCTGCAGTTTTGTTCTcaaaaaaacccccaaaaaatCAAGGTTTTCTCATGTTAATTCGAACAAGTCTCAATAGATTGGGTGAATTGCCatccttgtatatatataaaaaataatctctacatccaattattttattagaaccACTTTGGCTAATTGTTGAgggttgtttttattatttattattatatttttcttctatactctcttttaatgataatatatagCACGCTCACAGCCACTAGTTTTAAAGCATGCATCTGTTGGGGCATGAGACATAAACTTAGACACCACAATGACCTCTCCAACTTCCTCAGAACCATAAGAAATAAGAGGTTGTTTTAACAGTTATAATCAGACGAGCTACATGCTCTGAAAAGCAAATCAATATCAGACTGGAAGTAGATTGTCCACCAGAACTTGCTTGTCACCAGTCGCTGCACATTCAAAGCCCCAAAGTGAGCAAACACTTATCACCAAGGTTGTTTTAACAGTTATGATGAGACAAGCCACATGCTCTTAAACCAAATCAATATCAGACTGTAAGTAGATTGTCCACCAGAACTTGCTTATCAAAGTTGCTGCACATTCAACGCCCCAAAATGAGCAACCATTTATCACCAAACTTCACAATAAGCTATCCAATGTGATGTAACTAATGAAAGATATCTAAGCAGAATTATATTgcaagcaaatatatatatatatatattatattataagaaGAGCTAAGAAGCTATTTGTTAAGAAAACAGAGAAATAGGACTACAAACTGAGTGGactaaccaaagaaaaaaaaataaaaaaagaaataaaaaagaaataaaaaaaaaggaagatcaACTAGAAAACACATTACAAACATAAGTCATTCACCAAAATGATCTTCATGATCCACTTAGGGAGATCACGACCTTGATGACAAANNNNNNNNNNNNNNNNNNNNNNNNNNNNNNNNNNNNNNNNNNNNNNNNNNNNNNNNNNNNNNNNNNNNNNNNNNNNNNNNNNNNNNNNNNNNNNNNNNNNNNNNNNNNNNNNNNNNNNNNNNNNNNNNNNNNNNNNNNNNNNNNNNNNNNNNNNNNNNNNNNNNNNNNNNNNNNNNNNNNNNNNNNNNNNNNNNNNNNNNNNNNNNNNNNNNNNNNNNNNNNNNNNNNNNNNNNNNNNNNNNNNNNNNNNNNNNNNNNNNNNNNNNNNNNNNNNNNNNNNNNNNNNNNNNNNNNNNNNNNNNNNNNNNNNNNNNNNNNNNNNNNNNNNNNNNNNNNNNNNNNNNNNNNNNNNNNNNNNNNNNNNNNNNNNNNNNNNNNNNNNNNNNNNNNNNNNNNNNNNNNNNNNNNNNNNNNNNNNNNNNNNNNNNNNNNNNNNNNNNNNNNNNNNNNNNNNNNNNNNNNNNNNNNNNNNNNNNNNNNNNNNNNNNNNNNNNNNNNNNNNNNNNNNNNNNNNNNNNNNNNNNNNNNNNNNNNNNNNNNNNNNNNNNNNNNNNNNNNNNNNNNNNNNNNNNNNNNNNNNNNNNNNNNNNNNNNNNNNNNNNNNNNNNNNNNNNNNNNNNNNNNNNNNNNNNNNNNNNNNNNNNNNNNNNNNNNNNNNNNNNNNNNNNNNNNNNNNNNNNNNNNNNNNNNNNNNNNNNNNNNNNNNNNNNNNNNNNNNNNNNNNNNNNNNNNNNNNNNNNNNNNNNNNNNNNNNNNNNNNNNNNNNNNNNNNNNNNNNNNNNNNNNNNNNNNNNNNNNNNNNNNNNNNNNNNNNNNNNNNNNNNNNNNNNNNNNNNNNNNNNNNNNNNNNNNNNNNNNNNNNNNNNNNNNNNNNNNNNNNNNNNNNNNNNNNNNNNNNNNNNNNNNNNNNNNNNNNNNNNNNNNNNNNNNNNNNNNNNNNNNNNNNNNNNNNNNNNNNNNNNNNNNNNNNNNNNNNNNNNNNNNNNNNNNNNNNNNNNNNTTTCTCTTTTGCTAATAAATCAGCTTTCGAGCtccttttattcaaaacaaCCATTTTATACACTTTGCTTCTtcgtttgttgttgttgttgttattattattattttattttatttatttatttattattattattattaatttttttttactaaaccATTTTATACACTTTGTTAATTCTTACATATGTTAAGGATTTGATATTGAGTTCTATTAAAGTGCAAGTGATCCTTTATTGAACAAATTAAAACCCATGTTCAGACATCATCAAGCCACATATtgcacttaaaaaattttaacatgcgAGTAACAAGAATTTGACACAAGTGGCATTGcaacaatttaaacaaaaagagGATCTGCTAGAATAAAAGAAATTTCTACATTTTGCCCACAGACAAGTATGGAATCAGATATTCATCTAGCTcgataaaaatatcattttctgtttcataataaaattaactaTTGATTCTCGCAATAACAAACATTATATCACAAACAATATAAAAGCATGTGATTTTCATCAAACAAGATTAACCTCAATTTTCagatattttttaagaaaacctTATAGAGCAAAGCATAAGAAACCAATTGCAAAATCCTAATTTGGTTAAAACTAAAAACTTTAAAGAGTGAAATATTTCCGTCTTGTACAATAAAGAAGTTCCccatttgttcatttttataACTGAAAGATTATGGAAAACATTGAAGAAAAGTACCGAGAAAGAGAAGCTTGTAATATGTAACCAAAGTGCTTACATTTATTCCCAAAGAATTAACTACTTAAATAGTGTTACAATAAATAAAGTTCTCTTCAATGTATTT from Dioscorea cayenensis subsp. rotundata cultivar TDr96_F1 chromosome 7, TDr96_F1_v2_PseudoChromosome.rev07_lg8_w22 25.fasta, whole genome shotgun sequence carries:
- the LOC120265355 gene encoding S-antigen protein-like gives rise to the protein MIVSWCSAIAEGPIAKLEEDIRTVRRSLEFLGPRVKDFEMSRSSEETRDPDSGNEAAGTLGTTNSAGPTAGTAVAGPTDPAGAGSESSASPVGPDSAGQTEGTVDSTGPTAGTADAGPTDPEGAGSASYTSPVGPDSAGPTGSAGTAAAAATASSWLRGHQHLSTRGKATCG
- the LOC120265801 gene encoding uncharacterized protein LOC120265801 isoform X4 → MSFPTTGHMLLSNFSNTDGLFLFSASIRSFQFLLLMSRLLRNSKALFLHCKSFWLNPCGFRISSLAILIFLPCCI
- the LOC120265801 gene encoding uncharacterized protein LOC120265801 isoform X3 codes for the protein MFVSQLSVIGLMQLVSNSSTNVLPNDRVIILKTSYDAIFHNVKPNFSNIALRALTVINCANKHLSCRHMLLSFQFLLLMSRLLRNSKALFLHCKSFWLNPCGFRISSLAILIFLPCCI
- the LOC120265801 gene encoding uncharacterized protein LOC120265801 isoform X2, translated to MFVSQLSVIGLMQLVSNSSTNVLPNDRVIILKTSYDAIFHNVKPNFSNIALRALTVINCANKHLSCRHMLLSNFSNTDGFQFLLLMSRLLRNSKALFLHCKSFWLNPCGFRISSLAILIFLPCCI
- the LOC120265801 gene encoding uncharacterized protein LOC120265801 isoform X1; this encodes MFVSQLSVIGLMQLVSNSSTNVLPNDRVIILKTSYDAIFHNVKPNFSNIALRALTVINCANKHLSCRHMLLSNFSNTDGLFLFSASIRSFQFLLLMSRLLRNSKALFLHCKSFWLNPCGFRISSLAILIFLPCCI